Proteins from a single region of Sesamum indicum cultivar Zhongzhi No. 13 linkage group LG5, S_indicum_v1.0, whole genome shotgun sequence:
- the LOC105161607 gene encoding transcription factor AS1: MKERQRWRPEEDALLRSYVKQYGPRDWHLVSERMNEPLNRDAKSCLERWKNYLKPGIKKGSLTEEEQRLVINLQAKHGNKWKKIAAEVPGRTAKRLGKWWEVFKEKQQREHKENNKIIEPIEEGKYDHILETFAEKLVKEHSTPGITMPTSKGGFIHTDQAASSAPSVLPPWMASSSTTTTVRPPSPSVTLSLSPLTVPPTAAIPWLHTPDRLITDNSSHGPMSTLPSLGIAPILGENPLVSELVDCCRELEEGHRAWAAHRKEAAWRLKRVELQLESEKANRKKEKMEDIEAKVKALREEQKLTLDRIEAEYREQLAGLRREAEVKEQKLAEQWAAKHLRLTKFLEQMGCRSIASDPNGR; encoded by the coding sequence ATGAAGGAAAGGCAGCGCTGGCGACCTGAAGAGGATGCTTTGTTGCGTTCTTATGTGAAGCAATATGGTCCTAGAGACTGGCACCTTGTGTCGGAGCGCATGAATGAACCTCTCAACCGGGACGCAAAATCTTGCTTGGAAAGGTGGAAAAACTATCTTAAACCTGGAATAAAAAAAGGATCCCTAACTGAAGAGGAGCAACGTCTTGTCATCAATTTGCAGGCCAAGCACGGCAACAAATGGAAAAAGATCGCTGCTGAAGTTCCCGGACGAACTGCCAAGAGACTTGGGAAGTGGTGGGaagtttttaaagaaaaacagcAGCGTGAGCACAAGGAGAATAACAAGATAATAGAACCAATCGAAGAGGGAAAATACGATCATATTCTGGAAACCTTTGCAGAGAAGCTCGTTAAAGAGCATTCAACCCCTGGAATTACAATGCCAACTTCAAAGGGTGGATTTATTCATACTGATCAAGCTGCCTCTTCAGCACCTTCTGTGCTTCCTCCATGGATGGCTAGTTCTAGCACGACTACAACTGTCAGACCACCATCCCCATCAGTTACTTTAAGCCTCTCACCATTGACGGTTCCACCTACAGCAGCAATCCCATGGTTACATACTCCTGATCGATTAATAACTGATAACAGCTCACATGGTCCCATGAGCACTTTGCCGTCTCTTGGGATTGCTCCTATCCTCGGAGAGAATCCACTGGTTTCCGAACTTGTCGACTGCTGCAGAGAATTGGAAGAAGGGCATCGTGCCTGGGCCGCACATAGAAAAGAAGCTGCCTGGAGACTGAAAAGGGTAGAGTTGCAGTTGGAATCAGAGAAAGCAAATCGAAAGAAGGAGAAAATGGAGGACATAGAAGCGAAAGTGAAAGCTCTCAGGGAAGAACAGAAACTTACTTTAGATCGTATCGAAGCTGAATACAGAGAACAGCTAGCAGGACTAAGGAGGGAAGCAGAAGTTAAAGAGCAGAAGCTGGCTGAGCAGTGGGCTGCCAAGCATTTGCGTCTGACTAAGTTTCTCGAGCAGATGGGATGCAGATCAATTGCTTCTGATCCTAATGGTCGATAA